The following are encoded in a window of Vigna unguiculata cultivar IT97K-499-35 chromosome 8, ASM411807v1, whole genome shotgun sequence genomic DNA:
- the LOC114193485 gene encoding uncharacterized protein LOC114193485 encodes MLVTTEDKSHVVVVDIDSNGCCQRSSAADEGCSDAADRSHEEQRSSHDPGTEIVGVCEKERGSSASECSVEVDLEEGSVPEVKVHLDNVERDCRICHLSMDMTNHESGTPIELGCSCKDDLAAAHKQCAEAWFKIKGNKTCEICGSIAHNVAGAIEIQMTEQWNEGNDSSAAAASGAAAPTETRNFWQGHRFLNFLLACMVFAFVISWLFHFNVPS; translated from the exons ATGTTGGTCACTACTGAAGACAAGTCTCATGTTGTTGTCGTTGACATAGACAGTAATGGCTGTTGTCAACGGAGCTCCGCCGCCGACGAGGGGTGTTCTGACGCCGCCGACCGGTCGCATGAGGAGCAAAGGTCTTCCCATGATCCTGGCACTGAGATAGTGGGAGTGTGTGAGAAGGAGAGAGGATCCTCTGCTTCAGAGTGTTCGGTGGAGGTGGATCTGGAAGAGGGTTCAGTCCCTGAAGTTAAGGTGCATTTGGATAATGTGGAGAGGGATTGTAGGATTTGCCATCTCAGTATGGATATGACCAACCATGAATCTGGAACTCCCATTGAGCTGGGATGCTCTTGCAAGGATGATTTGGCTGCTGCTCACAAGCAGTGTGCAGAGGCTTGGTTCAAGATCAAGGGCAACAA AACATGTGAGATCTGTGGATCAATTGCACACAATGTAGCTGGAGCTATTGAAATTCAAATGACAGAACAATGGAATGAGGGAAATGATAGTTCCGCGGCAGCAGCATCTGGAGCAGCAGCACCCACAGAAACTCGAAATTTCTGGCAGGGTCATCGTTTTTTGAATTTCCTGCTAGCATGTATGGTGTTTGCCTTTGTCATATCCTGGCTCTTTCACTTTAATGTACCCTCTTGA